In Euphorbia lathyris chromosome 9, ddEupLath1.1, whole genome shotgun sequence, the following are encoded in one genomic region:
- the LOC136206576 gene encoding uncharacterized protein, translated as MAITRQRAVSTLPKLIQSLRKAPVEGRVAALPSLRRAFSLYDQINLIDNVPQDQLRFQGYTDTGFKVNGVDYEGSLLCVGNLLLSWSPKNFSQITPESLSIFQIMRPIPEILIIGSGRYIQHVDPEIRRFVRSTGMKLETVDSRNAASTYNILNEEGRIVAAALLPYGVS; from the exons atggCAATAACAAGACAAAGAGCGGTTTCAACACTGCCCAAGCTGATACAGAGCCTCCGAAAAGCTCCTGTAGAAGGAAGAGTCGCAGCTTTACCATCGCTTAGGCGCGCTTTTTCTCTCTACGATCAGATCAATCTCATCGATAACGTCCCTCAGGACCAGCTTCGCTTTCAAGG GTATACTGACACAGGATTTAAAGTGAATGGGGTTGATTATGAAGGTAGCTTGCTTTGCGTCGGAAATTTACTTCTATCTTGGTCTCCCAAGAATTTCTCTCAGATTACTCCCGAAAG TTTATCCATCTTCCAAATTATGCGGCCAATACCAG aGATCTTAATTATTGGTTCTGGAAGGTATATTCAACATGTAGATCCTGAAATCAGGCGCTTCGTTCGGTCTACTGGAATGAAATTAGAAACAGTTGACTCG AGGAATGCAGCATCAACTTACAACATTCTGAACGAAGAAGGGAGAATTGTGGCCGCTGCACTACTTCCGTATGGAGTTTCTTGA